A region from the Vicia villosa cultivar HV-30 ecotype Madison, WI linkage group LG3, Vvil1.0, whole genome shotgun sequence genome encodes:
- the LOC131657216 gene encoding mitochondrial metalloendopeptidase OMA1-like — MRNLNPHALTSFPNKLFHIPNRFYCVDSEKMPKGFIDRFKWKFRKYETVPYTKRSRYIIYPTHQRERSRGEKQFQLFKQSFRRDAILPPSHPHTVRVTKILNNILNALQKERNKMRSASDYSFLHLLWLRLIRRLPPSMSHLDGLNWEILVVNAPDLTCQCCPGGKMIISKVLINHFSNDAEIATCIAHEVAHIVARHPAEKITKSVWIYIVYMGLNKFISIDYSKQVAPLVSRLPFHRRFEIEADYIGLLLMAAAGYDPQVAPKVYEKIETLYERDNDSMLTCFFDTHPSGGKRANALTRPKIMNEALVLYNEAIATTRCGVE; from the exons ATGAGAAATCTCAATCCTCATGCGCTAACTTCTTTTCCTAACAAACTATTTCACATTCCCAACAGATTTTACTGCGTGGATTCTGAAAAAATGCCCAAAGGCTTCATCGATCGTTTCAAGTGGAAATTCAGAAAATACGAAACTGTTCCATACACTAAACGATCACGTTATATTATATACCCAACACATCAGAGGGAGAGAAGTCGCGGCGAGAAACAGTTTCAACTATTCAAACAAAGTTTCCGACGAGATGCAATTTTGCCTCCTTCACATCCACATACTGTTAGGGTTACAAAGATTCTCAATAACATTCTCAATGCATTGCAGAAAGAGAGGAACAAAATGAGGTCTGCTTCTGACTATAGCTTTTTGCATCTTCTTTGGTTGCGTCTTATTCGAAGGTTACCGCCTTCTATGTCCCATTTGGATGGATTAAATTGGGAGATTTTGGTTGTCAATGCTCCTGACTTAACTTGCCAATGTTGCCCTGGTGGCAAGATGATTATATCCAAGGTTCTTATTAACCATTTTTCAAATGATGCGGAGATTGCAACTTGTATTGCACATGAG GTTGCACATATTGTGGCTCGACACCCTGCTGAAAAAATCACAAAGAGCGTGTGGATTTATATTGTGTATATGGGGCTTAACAAGTTTATCAGCATTGATTATAGTAAGCAAGTGGCGCCGCTTGTCTCTAGACTACCTTTCCACCGACG GTTTGAAATCGAAGCTGATTACATCGGCCTTCTGCTAATGGCAGCAGCTGGCTATGATCCTCAGGTGGCACCTAAAGTATATGAAAAGATAGAAACGTTATATGAACGTGACAACGATTCTATGCTTACATGTTTTTTTGATACCCATCCATCAGGAGGAAAAAGAGCCAACGCATTGACTCGGCCTAAGATAATGAATGAAGCTCTTGTTTTATATAATGAGGCAATTGCAACAACAAGGTGTGGGGTTGAATGA
- the LOC131593405 gene encoding E3 ubiquitin-protein ligase SINAT3-like codes for MDSDSTVSSLIMMDEDLHPLQFSSSTSKLHTNGTPTSTSVHELLECPVCTNSMYPPIHQCHNGHTLCSTCKTRVHNRCPTCRQELGDIRCLALEKIAESLELPCRYTSVGCPEIFPYYSKLKHESVCNFRPYNCPYAGSDCSNVGDISQLVAHLRDDHRVDMHSGCTFNHRYVKSNPMEVENATWMLTVFHCFGQYFCLHFEAFQLGMAPVYMAFLRFMGDERDARSYSYSLEVGGSGRKLIYEGSPRSIRDSHKKVRDSHDGLIVYRNMALFFSGGDRKELKLRVTGRIWKEQQNPEGGVCIPNLCN; via the exons ATGGATTCAGATAGTACTGTGTCTTCTTTGATCATGATGGATGAAGATTTGCATCCACTTCAATTCTCTTCTTCAACTTCTAAGCTACATACCAATGGTACTCCTACTTCTACTAGTGTTCATGAGCTTCTTGAATGTCCTGTCTGTACAAATTCAATGTACCCTCCAATTCATCAG TGTCACAATGGGCATACCCTATGTTCAACTTGCAAGACTAGGGTACACAACAGGTGCCCTACTTGCAGACAGGAGCTTGGCGATATTCGGTGTTTAGCGTTGGAGAAGATAGCGGAATCGCTTGAGCTTCCTTGCAGATATACCTCTGTTGGGTGTCCGGAGATATTTCCGTATTACAGCAAACTTAAGCACGAGTCTGTTTGTAACTTCAGACCTTACAACTGTCCTTATGCGGGATCGGACTGTTCTAATGTCGGGGATATTTCGCAACTTGTTGCTCATTTAAGGGATGATCATAGAGTTGATATGCATTCTGGATGCACTTTTAATCATCGTTATGTTAAGTCGAATCCGATGGAAGTAGAAAATGCTACATGGATGTTAACG GTCTTCCATTGTTTCGGACAATATTTCTGTCTCCATTTCGAAGCCTTTCAACTCGGAATGGCTCCAGTTTACATGGCATTCCTCCGTTTCATGGGCGACGAAAGAGACGCCAGAAGCTACAGCTACAGTCTCGAGGTAGGCGGAAGCGGCCGCAAACTAATCTACGAAGGAAGTCCAAGGAGCATCAGAGATAGCCACAAGAAAGTTCGAGACAGCCACGATGGCCTCATTGTATATCGAAACATGGCACTTTTCTTCTCCGGCGGCGACAGGAAAGAGTTGAAGTTACGAGTAACCGGACGGATTTGGAAAGAACAGCAAAACCCCGAAGGCGGAGTTTGCATACCAAACCTATGTAACTAG
- the LOC131659821 gene encoding uncharacterized protein LOC131659821: MPRNPSQTPPFNGYVTMANENFPSGGAPEFPEFSTQLTIGGRTVSNEVTPNSEDSTPKSRKTQQPAWNTEQNLVLISGWIKFGTSSVVGRNQKGETYWGKNAEYCNEHCSFDPPRDGPACRNRFNYRNKMLGKWIGAYDGAKRLQGSGWSENDVLAKAQELYACGKNVRFTLMEEWHALRDQPRYCSQVG; the protein is encoded by the coding sequence ATGCCGAGAAATCCATCTCAAACACCCCCGTTTAATGGTTATGTGACAATGGCGAATGAAAATTTTCCAAGTGGTGGTGCACCTGAATTTCCCGAATTTTCAACACAACTAACTATTGGTGGCAGGACAGTTTCTAATGAAGTCACTCCAAATTCAGAGGATTCAACTCCTAAGAGCAGGAAAACTCAGCAACCAGCATGGAACACTGAACAAAATTTGGTGCTAATTAGTGGGTGGATTAAATTTGGAACAAGCAGTGTTGTCGGGAGAAACCAGAAAGGTGAAACATATTGGGGTAAAAATGCTGAGTATTGTAATGAGCATTGCTCATTCGATCCTCCGCGTGATGGACCTGCATGCCGAAACCGTTTTAATTATAGGAACAAAATGTTGGGTAAATGGATTGGCGCTTATGATGGCGCTAAGCGTTTGCAAGGAAGTGGTTGGTCGGAGAATGATGTTTTGGCAAAAGCGCAGGAATTATATGCATGTGGGAAGAATGTTAGATTCACATTAATGGAAGAATGGCACGCTCTCCGTGATCAACCACGTTATTGTAGTCAAGTAGGATGA
- the LOC131659822 gene encoding uncharacterized protein LOC131659822, whose protein sequence is MDQSQYHFDIATYNQNREIEENYIVNRFREHRNKISEDNAPRSRKYLNRDHAAANQRLIDDYFADEPTYDDAMFRRRYRMKKHVFLRIVGDLSSSDNYFTQRVDAANKEGISPLAKCTIAMRMLAYGVAADAVDEYIKIGGTTTLECLRRFCNGIIRLYKQVYLRAPTQDDLQRILHVSEMRGFPGMIGSINYRSPVFDDVEQGKAPSVNFFVNQRPSNMAYYLADGIYPSYPTFVKSIRLPQSEPDKLFAKFQEGCRKDIERAFGVLQARFKIIREPARMWDIADLGIIMRSCIILHNMIVEDERDSYSQRWTDFEQSRESGSSAPQPYSTEVLPAFANHVRARSEFRDPNVHQELQADLVKHIWTKFGIFRN, encoded by the exons atggatCAATCACAATATCATTTTGATATCGCAACCTACAATCAAAATCGTGAAATTGAAGAAAATTATATAGTCAATCGATTTAGAGAGCATAGAAACAAAATATCGGAAGATAATGCACCTCGTAGTAGAAAATATCTCAATAGAGATCATGCAGCGGCAAACCAAAGACTAATTGACGACTACTTTGCCGATGAGCCTACATATGACGATGCAATGTTTCGTCGTCGGTACCGGATGAAAAAACATGTTTTCCTTCGAATCGTTGGGGACCTTTCAAGTAGTGATAACTACTTCACCCAGCGAGTTGATGCAGCCAATAAAGAAGGTATATCACCCTTAGCAAAATGTACCATAGCAATGCGAATGTTAGCATATGGTGTGGCAGCAGATGCGGTCGATGAGTACATCAAAATAGGAGGTACTACAACATTGGAGTGCTTACGTAGATTCTGTAACGGAATCATACGCTTGTACAAGCAAGTGTATCTGAGAGCACCAACCCAAGATGACCTGCAAAGAATACTGCATGTTAGTGAAATGCGGGGGTTCCCAGGGATGATCGGGAGTATTAACT ACCGGTCACCAGTGTTTGATGACGTGGAACAGGGAAAGGCTCCAAGTGtgaatttctttgtgaatcaacGTCCATCTAATATGGCATACTATCTAGCTGATGGTATCTACCCTTCTTATCCAACTTTCGTCAAATCGATTAGACTTCCTCAAAGTGAACCCGATAAGTTATTTGCAAAATTTCAGGAGGGATGTCGGAAGGACATCGAACGTGCATTTGGAGTGCTCCAAGCTCGATTTAAAATCATCCGTGAACCAGCTCGCATGTGGGACATAGCTGATTTGGGTATCATCATGAGGTCATGCATCATATTACATAATATGATTGTTGAGGATGAACGAGATTCATATTCTCAACGTTGGACCGATTTTGAGCAATCTCGGGAAAGTGGATCTAGTGCACCACAACCATACTCGACCGAGGTGTTACCCGCTTTTGCAAATCACGTGCGTGCTAGATCAGAGTTCCGTGATCCAAATGTTCATCAAGAATTGCAAGCCGATCTAGTGAAGCACATATGGACAAAGTTTGGAATATTTCGTAATTGA